In Klebsiella aerogenes, the DNA window CCAGAATGGAGAACAGCGTCTGACATGCCGCCATCCCGCGCTGGAACTGAGCATTCACGTTGGTCAGCGATTTCAGCGGGCGCATCAGAGCGATCATTGAGGAGAAGACCACGGTAATGGTACCGGCGGTCAGCGTTTCCATGACGCTCGGGAAGCTTGCCGCATACAGAACAAAGGCCAGCGCCAGAGAGGCAATCAGCTGAATGATTGGGTCGGAAATAGAGGACGCGGAGACCATTTTCATCCCCTGCAGACGCATCTTATTGCTGACCTTATCAAAACGCTTCGTTTCGACTTCCTGACCGCCGAACATCAGCACTTCTTTATGCCCTTTGAGCATCTGTTCCGCGCTGGTGGTGACCTGACCCATCGTGTTCTGCATGTTCTTACTGATATTACGGAAGCGCTTCGAGACTACCCGGATGGCGACTGAAACAATCGGCGCCAGCACAATCAGGATCAGCGATAGCTGCCAGCTGTAGTAGAACATCATGGTGAACAGACCGATAATCGACGCCCCTTCGCGCACGACGGTAATCAACGCGCTGGAAGAAGAGGAGGCCACCTGTTCAGAGTCATAAGTGATACGCGACAGCAGCGTCCCGGTGGACTGTTTGTCGAAGAAGGCGACGGGCATTCCCATCATATGGCCAAACAGACGACGACGCATTGTCATCACCACTTTGCCGGAAACCCAGGAGATACAGTAGCTTGAAATATAACTGGTGATCCCGCGCAGTACCATCAGGCCAATCACCACCAGCGGCATCCATATCAGTACGGATCGATCCGTTTTACCAAAACCATCATCCAATAACGGTTTAAGAAGCGATAACATGAAGGTATCACTAGCCGCGTTAAGCACCAACGCCACCGCCGCTACGATTAGCCCGGCCTTAAACGGCGCTATCATCGGCCAAAGTCGGCGGAAGGTCTGCCACGTGGAGAGATCTTTATCGTTCTGCATTCAATAAACCAGCTTGTGTTGAAATAGCCGCATATTCTACCCGTTCTGCGCGTCCCCGCCAAACCACTGATGATACCAACGAGGTAAAAGTTGATCTCGTAAGCTATGGATTTGCCAACTATCTGGAGAAAAAATAACCGTAATTTGCCCTGAATGCGGCGTGTCGAACCACTGATAGCCCTGTTTACGATAACGTTGCACGACTTTGCTGGATGGCATCCGCCAGGCGTTATAGCGCGAAGCCGACGCCAATGCCACTGCTCCTCCAGTCCGTTGTAGTAATGTCAGGCCGGAAGACGTATTACTTCCGTGGTGTGGAACTTGAATAAGTGTAGACGTAAGATACTGCCAGTAATGGCTAATCATCTCCCGCTCAGCCGGGAGTTCGATATCACCGGTGAGTAACACGCTCCACTTGCCATCATCGACTCTTACCACGCAGGAACCATTGTTTCCCTTTCGCGCCGTTTCTGCCAGCGGCCACAGCACCTGAAAGCGCAATCCTCGCCAGCGCCAGTTTTCGCCGCGGCGGCACGGCAGATGGCCGCGTAATTTAAGCGGGCTGCGAATGTTGAGGTCCGGCCACGTCTGAACGATCGCATTCAGGCCGCCGCGGTGATCGAGATGCTCGTGACTCAGGATAACCCCTTCTGGATGGAGGCCACGCCAGCGTAACCACGGCACGATCAGCCGCTGACCGCTATCGCCTCCCGGCCAGGCAGGCCCGGTATCGTAAAGTATCGCGGCTCCCTGGCGTTCAATCACGACTGCCAGACCTTGGCCGACATCCAGCATCGTCACTCGCCACTCGCCGGGTGATACTGCTCGCCAGAATGGCCAGCTCAACACTGCCGCGCAGCTAATAGAAAGTAACGGCATCCGCCGCCAGGCATGAAAACGCCAGGCCAGCAACGCCAGCCATGGCAAGATACTGATGGCCAGCCAACGCTCATCAAGCGACAACCATCCCGGAGGCAGATGACGTAAAAACCAGAATAATACCGCCAACAGCCGGTCTGCCAGTTGCCACAACCCCATTTCAAGTAACGTCGGACCGCTAAGATGCAGCACCATTGCCGCCAAAATTAACGGTACCACCAGGAAGGTCACTAGCGGGACAGCAAGTAGGTTGGCGATCAACGAGGTCAGGCTGATACCATGAAAAAGCGCTATCTGCATAGGCGCCAACAGCAGCATCAGACCAAACTGCAGATGACACAGCGCCAGCAGCGGCCGCCACGGCCAACGACCTCTGTACCAGCTAAACGGCACAAGCTGGTACCAGAAAATAAGCGCTGCTACCGCAAAAACCGAGAGCCACAGGCTTTCTGAAATCACCGCCAACGGGTCGGCAAAGAGTATTGCCGCAATACAGCAGCAAAAGATTTGCCACGATGACCAACGTCTGACGCCGAGCCGTAACAGGCATCCTGCGGTTAACGCCGCGCAGGTACGTAGCGCCGGAGGTTGCATGCCGGTAAGCCAGGCATAAAATAGCGCGCAGGCAAGCCCAACCAGCAGCGGCATTCGCCAGCCAATCCAGCGACAGGGAAGAAAAAACTGCAGGCCACGAATCAGCAGCCACCCCAGCGAAGCGCCCAGCGCAATATGCAAACCAGAGATCGCCATCAAGTGTGAAGTCCCCGTCTCCTGCATCAACGTTTTTATCTCATCCGCGACGGCGAAGCGCTCCCCCATCCCCAATCCCAGCATCACCGTTTTCCACGGATACGCTTCAAGAGTGTGGTTCAGCGAGGTCAGATAACGCGCCCGATAGCTACAACGTGAATCGAGCGGCTTCGCGCTAATAAACCGCCCGCTGAGCGGACGG includes these proteins:
- the msbA gene encoding lipid A ABC transporter ATP-binding protein/permease MsbA, whose translation is MQNDKDLSTWQTFRRLWPMIAPFKAGLIVAAVALVLNAASDTFMLSLLKPLLDDGFGKTDRSVLIWMPLVVIGLMVLRGITSYISSYCISWVSGKVVMTMRRRLFGHMMGMPVAFFDKQSTGTLLSRITYDSEQVASSSSSALITVVREGASIIGLFTMMFYYSWQLSLILIVLAPIVSVAIRVVSKRFRNISKNMQNTMGQVTTSAEQMLKGHKEVLMFGGQEVETKRFDKVSNKMRLQGMKMVSASSISDPIIQLIASLALAFVLYAASFPSVMETLTAGTITVVFSSMIALMRPLKSLTNVNAQFQRGMAACQTLFSILDSEQEKDEGTRVIERAKGNLEFNNVTFTYPGREVAALRSINLSIPEGKTVALVGRSGSGKSTIASLITRFYDVDDGQILLDGYDLRDYKLSSLRDQVALVSQNVHLFNDTVANNIAYARTEEYTREQIEEAARMAYAMDFINKMDNGLDTIIGENGVMLSGGQRQRIAIARALLRNSPILILDEATSALDTESERAIQAALDELQKNRTSLVIAHRLSTIEQADEIVVVEDGRIVERGSHLDLLEHKGVYAQLHKMQFGQ
- a CDS encoding ComEC family protein encodes the protein MRLPHLAGCAIVGILPLLWLPALPSLTTVWCLIGGALIIALCRKPYTQYAALTLLFFAWGILDAQQALWPTEHLPGRNRQVVIELIAGDGLTTWQGKIIRLDGQRLSPSVGISLYGSELPEPACAGQRWLMTIRAHPVHGQLNEGGFDSQRHSLSQHRPLSGRFISAKPLDSRCSYRARYLTSLNHTLEAYPWKTVMLGLGMGERFAVADEIKTLMQETGTSHLMAISGLHIALGASLGWLLIRGLQFFLPCRWIGWRMPLLVGLACALFYAWLTGMQPPALRTCAALTAGCLLRLGVRRWSSWQIFCCCIAAILFADPLAVISESLWLSVFAVAALIFWYQLVPFSWYRGRWPWRPLLALCHLQFGLMLLLAPMQIALFHGISLTSLIANLLAVPLVTFLVVPLILAAMVLHLSGPTLLEMGLWQLADRLLAVLFWFLRHLPPGWLSLDERWLAISILPWLALLAWRFHAWRRMPLLSISCAAVLSWPFWRAVSPGEWRVTMLDVGQGLAVVIERQGAAILYDTGPAWPGGDSGQRLIVPWLRWRGLHPEGVILSHEHLDHRGGLNAIVQTWPDLNIRSPLKLRGHLPCRRGENWRWRGLRFQVLWPLAETARKGNNGSCVVRVDDGKWSVLLTGDIELPAEREMISHYWQYLTSTLIQVPHHGSNTSSGLTLLQRTGGAVALASASRYNAWRMPSSKVVQRYRKQGYQWFDTPHSGQITVIFSPDSWQIHSLRDQLLPRWYHQWFGGDAQNG